One part of the Flavobacterium johnsoniae UW101 genome encodes these proteins:
- the metH gene encoding methionine synthase has protein sequence MTEKRRDLVLSGLEPLIITPESVFVNVGERTNVTGSRKFLRLIKEEKYDEALDIARQQVESGAQIIDINMDEGMLDGVNAMTKFLNLIAAEPDISRVPIMIDSSKWEIIEAGLKVVQGKSVVNSISLKEGEEAFIHHAKLIKRYGAAAIVMAFDEVGQADNYDRRVEICQRSYDILVNKVNFPPQDIIFDLNIFPVATGMEEHRLNALDFFRGTKWVRENLPHAHISGGVSNVSFSFRGNDVVREAMHSVFLYHAIKEGMTMGIVNPEMLTIYDDIPKDLLEHVEDVILDRRDDATERLLDFAENVKGEAKSDEKVVQEWRFGTVQDRITHSLVKGIDAFIEEDVEEARLAATKPIEVIEINLMTGMNVVGDLFGSGKMFLPQVVKSARVMKKAVAYLLPFIEASKQAGDKQGNGKILMATVKGDVHDIGKNIVSVVLACNNYEIVDLGVMVPPEKIIAAAIEHEVDIIGLSGLITPSLDEMVYLAKELDKQDIKIPIMIGGATTSRAHTAVKIAPQYRETVIHVNDASRAVTVAGNLLDHNRKIYAADIRAEYDSFRETFLNRSRDKNFLTIEDARKNKLPLDWSEYTPTKPKVIGAQTIEIELDVLVPYIDWTPFFQTWELYGKYPAILTDEVVGKEATSVFNDAQAMLKVILEEKKLKAKGIYGIFPANQVNDDDIELRDENGKVLEKFLTLRQQSQKTKGAPNIALADFILPKESGIEDYIGAFCVTTGFGVDEWAAEYEKNLDDYNSIMVKALADRFAEAFAEYLHERVRKDFWGYDVDESLTNEELIKESYKGIRPAPGYPACPDHLEKPTIWKLLDVEKQIGVKLTESMAMWPASSVSGYYFGNPKSRYFGLGKIKEDQVTDYAKRRNVPLDYAMKWLNPNIAD, from the coding sequence ATGACAGAAAAAAGAAGAGACCTTGTATTATCAGGATTAGAACCGTTAATTATTACGCCGGAAAGTGTTTTCGTGAATGTTGGTGAGCGTACAAACGTAACAGGTTCAAGAAAATTCTTGAGATTAATCAAGGAAGAGAAATATGACGAGGCGCTTGATATTGCAAGACAACAAGTAGAAAGCGGGGCACAGATCATCGATATTAATATGGATGAAGGAATGCTTGACGGAGTTAATGCAATGACTAAATTTTTGAATTTAATTGCTGCAGAACCAGACATTTCGAGAGTACCGATTATGATCGACAGTTCGAAATGGGAAATCATTGAAGCAGGTCTAAAAGTAGTACAAGGAAAAAGCGTTGTAAACTCGATTTCGTTAAAAGAAGGGGAAGAAGCCTTTATTCACCACGCCAAATTAATCAAACGTTACGGAGCTGCTGCTATTGTAATGGCTTTTGATGAAGTGGGTCAGGCCGATAATTACGATCGTAGAGTTGAAATTTGCCAGCGTTCGTATGATATTTTGGTGAACAAAGTAAATTTCCCTCCACAAGATATTATTTTCGATTTAAATATTTTCCCAGTTGCAACGGGAATGGAAGAGCATAGATTGAACGCTCTGGATTTCTTTAGAGGAACAAAATGGGTTCGTGAAAATCTTCCTCATGCGCACATCAGCGGTGGAGTAAGTAACGTTTCGTTCTCGTTTAGAGGGAATGATGTTGTTCGTGAAGCAATGCACTCGGTGTTTTTATACCACGCAATTAAAGAAGGAATGACGATGGGAATCGTTAATCCGGAGATGTTGACGATTTACGATGACATTCCGAAAGATTTATTAGAACACGTTGAAGACGTAATTTTAGATAGACGTGATGATGCCACAGAACGACTTTTGGACTTTGCAGAAAATGTAAAAGGCGAAGCAAAGAGCGATGAAAAAGTAGTTCAGGAATGGCGTTTTGGAACTGTTCAGGATCGTATTACACATTCGTTGGTAAAAGGAATCGATGCTTTTATTGAAGAAGATGTTGAAGAAGCACGTTTGGCAGCAACAAAACCAATCGAAGTTATCGAAATCAATTTGATGACGGGAATGAATGTAGTTGGAGATTTATTCGGAAGCGGAAAAATGTTCCTGCCTCAGGTAGTAAAGTCGGCTCGTGTAATGAAAAAAGCCGTGGCTTATTTATTGCCATTTATCGAAGCGAGTAAACAAGCAGGGGACAAACAAGGAAACGGAAAAATCTTGATGGCAACCGTAAAAGGTGACGTTCACGATATTGGTAAAAACATCGTTTCTGTGGTTTTGGCTTGTAATAATTATGAGATTGTAGATCTTGGTGTTATGGTGCCTCCGGAAAAAATCATTGCAGCGGCGATTGAACATGAAGTAGATATTATTGGATTAAGTGGATTGATTACGCCTTCGCTTGACGAAATGGTTTATTTAGCCAAAGAATTAGACAAACAAGATATTAAAATCCCGATTATGATTGGAGGAGCAACAACTTCGCGTGCACATACTGCCGTGAAAATTGCACCTCAGTACAGAGAAACGGTAATTCACGTAAACGATGCTTCGAGAGCCGTTACCGTTGCAGGAAATCTGTTAGATCATAATAGAAAAATATATGCGGCAGATATTCGTGCAGAATACGATTCGTTTAGAGAAACGTTCTTAAATCGTTCGAGAGATAAAAACTTCCTGACGATTGAAGATGCCCGCAAAAACAAATTGCCATTGGATTGGTCGGAATACACGCCAACTAAGCCAAAAGTAATCGGTGCACAAACCATCGAAATTGAACTAGATGTTTTGGTTCCATATATCGACTGGACGCCATTTTTTCAGACTTGGGAATTGTACGGAAAATATCCAGCAATTTTAACGGATGAGGTTGTGGGTAAAGAAGCAACTTCTGTTTTTAACGATGCTCAGGCAATGTTGAAAGTGATTTTAGAAGAGAAAAAATTAAAAGCAAAAGGTATTTACGGAATTTTCCCTGCCAATCAGGTAAATGATGACGATATCGAATTGCGTGATGAAAACGGAAAAGTTTTAGAAAAATTCTTAACGCTTCGTCAGCAGTCACAAAAAACAAAAGGAGCTCCAAACATCGCTTTAGCTGATTTTATTCTGCCAAAAGAAAGCGGAATAGAAGATTATATTGGAGCTTTTTGTGTAACAACAGGTTTCGGTGTAGACGAATGGGCGGCTGAATATGAAAAGAATTTAGACGATTACAATTCGATTATGGTAAAAGCGCTTGCCGATCGTTTTGCTGAGGCTTTCGCCGAATACCTTCATGAGAGAGTACGTAAAGATTTCTGGGGTTATGATGTCGATGAATCTTTAACCAACGAAGAATTGATTAAAGAAAGTTATAAAGGAATTCGTCCAGCTCCGGGTTATCCAGCTTGTCCAGATCACTTGGAAAAACCAACAATCTGGAAGCTTTTAGATGTTGAAAAACAAATAGGAGTGAAACTAACAGAAAGCATGGCAATGTGGCCGGCTTCTTCGGTTTCAGGATATTATTTCGGAAACCCAAAAAGCCGCTATTTCGGACTCGGAAAAATAAAAGAAGATCAAGTTACAGATTACGCAAAACGCCGAAATGTACCGCTTGATTACGCAATGAAGTGGTTAAACCCTAATATAGCAGATTAA
- a CDS encoding dicarboxylate/amino acid:cation symporter, with protein MEVKKINFLQSYSSILWLLGGIIIGSIFGLVFGEDVLIIKPLGDIFLNLLFTAIIPLIFFTIGSSVANLERTEKLGKLFVIMVLVFLATILISAIVMICAVFLFPIHEHIAIAKVVFEETASGSAGDQIAKLLTANDFFELLSRKSMLALIIFSFLVGFATLQSGEKGNAFKSFLDSGNEVMKQLLNIIMKFAPIGLGAYFAYQVGVFGPQLLGVYAKPMAVYYAACIFYFFVFFSLYAFAAGGKRAFKVFWSNNIMPSLTAVGTCSSIATIPANLTAAEKMGIPAHVRNLVIPLGAPLHKDGSSMSSILKITFLFAMFGKDFSDPMTILLALGITVIVSIVEGGIPNGGYIGEILAITVYGFPMEQALPVAMILGTLVDPIATLLNANGDVICSMMVSRFSEKTKW; from the coding sequence ATGGAAGTTAAGAAAATCAATTTTTTACAGAGTTACAGCAGCATTTTATGGCTTCTTGGCGGAATTATAATTGGAAGTATTTTTGGATTGGTATTTGGAGAAGATGTTTTGATTATAAAACCTCTTGGCGATATATTCCTGAATTTACTTTTTACAGCCATTATTCCGCTTATATTTTTCACAATAGGTTCTTCGGTTGCGAATCTGGAGCGAACAGAAAAGCTAGGAAAACTGTTTGTAATAATGGTATTGGTTTTTCTCGCGACAATTCTGATTTCAGCAATTGTAATGATTTGTGCTGTTTTTCTTTTTCCAATTCATGAACATATTGCAATTGCCAAAGTTGTTTTTGAAGAAACAGCATCAGGATCGGCTGGAGATCAAATTGCAAAACTGCTTACAGCCAATGATTTCTTCGAACTATTGTCTCGAAAAAGCATGCTGGCATTGATTATTTTCTCTTTTTTAGTAGGTTTTGCAACATTACAATCGGGAGAAAAAGGAAATGCTTTCAAAAGTTTTCTAGATTCAGGAAACGAGGTAATGAAACAGCTTTTGAACATTATAATGAAATTTGCACCAATTGGTTTAGGAGCTTATTTTGCTTACCAAGTTGGTGTTTTCGGACCACAATTGTTAGGCGTTTATGCAAAACCAATGGCAGTTTATTATGCTGCCTGTATTTTCTATTTTTTTGTGTTCTTTAGTTTATATGCTTTTGCTGCTGGCGGAAAACGAGCTTTTAAAGTTTTTTGGAGCAATAACATAATGCCTTCTTTAACAGCAGTTGGAACCTGCAGCAGCATTGCAACGATTCCGGCCAATTTAACTGCGGCAGAAAAAATGGGAATTCCGGCACATGTACGAAATCTGGTAATTCCGCTTGGCGCGCCTCTGCATAAAGACGGTTCGAGTATGTCATCCATCTTAAAAATAACTTTTTTGTTTGCCATGTTTGGTAAAGATTTTTCAGATCCGATGACAATTCTTTTAGCACTTGGAATTACGGTTATAGTTTCAATTGTCGAAGGCGGAATCCCTAATGGAGGTTATATTGGCGAAATCTTAGCCATAACTGTTTATGGTTTTCCAATGGAACAAGCACTTCCGGTTGCCATGATTCTGGGAACTTTAGTAGATCCAATCGCTACTTTATTAAATGCCAATGGAGACGTAATCTGTTCTATGATGGTTTCAAGATTCTCTGAAAAGACGAAATGGTAG
- the gldA gene encoding gliding motility-associated ABC transporter ATP-binding subunit GldA, with product MSIEVNSISKSYGEQKALNEISFKIEKGEIVGFLGPNGAGKSTLMKILTTYLLADSGSALVNGHDVMTNAKAVQQSIGYLPEHNPLYLDLYVREYLAFNADVYKVPKSRIEEVIQLTGLTPESHKKISQLSKGYRQRVGLANALLHNPDVLILDEPTTGLDPNQLMEIRNVIKNIGKDKTIFLSTHIMQEVEAICDRVIIIDKGQIVADNKLDHLVAADKEQVIEVEFDYQIEEQLLAKLENIASYKNTHDMTWELTFITDKDMRPAIFDFANENGLKTLQLNQKNKNLEAVFREITK from the coding sequence ATGTCGATAGAAGTAAACAGTATATCAAAAAGTTACGGAGAGCAAAAAGCTTTAAATGAAATTTCTTTTAAAATTGAGAAAGGAGAAATCGTAGGATTCCTCGGTCCAAATGGAGCCGGAAAATCTACTTTGATGAAAATCCTGACCACTTATTTACTTGCCGACAGCGGCTCAGCCCTTGTAAATGGTCACGATGTCATGACAAATGCAAAAGCAGTACAGCAGTCTATTGGTTACTTACCAGAGCATAATCCGTTATATTTGGATTTGTATGTTCGTGAGTATTTGGCTTTTAATGCCGATGTTTATAAAGTGCCAAAGTCAAGAATTGAAGAGGTAATCCAACTGACAGGACTGACACCTGAAAGTCATAAAAAAATCAGCCAGCTATCAAAAGGATACCGCCAGCGTGTAGGGCTTGCAAATGCTTTGTTACATAATCCGGATGTTTTAATTTTAGATGAACCAACTACAGGTCTGGATCCGAATCAGTTAATGGAAATTCGAAACGTAATTAAAAATATCGGAAAAGATAAAACCATTTTTCTTTCGACACATATTATGCAGGAAGTCGAAGCGATCTGCGACCGTGTCATAATTATTGACAAAGGACAAATTGTAGCCGACAATAAATTAGATCATTTAGTTGCTGCAGACAAGGAACAAGTTATTGAGGTTGAGTTTGATTATCAGATAGAAGAACAGCTTTTAGCAAAGCTTGAAAATATTGCTTCATACAAAAATACGCATGACATGACTTGGGAGCTAACTTTTATTACTGACAAAGATATGCGTCCTGCCATTTTTGACTTTGCCAACGAGAATGGGTTAAAAACATTACAATTGAATCAGAAAAACAAAAACCTCGAAGCTGTATTTAGAGAGATTACTAAATAA
- a CDS encoding class I SAM-dependent methyltransferase: MKQEELQAIASQLKHPSGEKGIEMGNMMNETNINMTKHSIQNLNISNENRILELGHGNAGHVEFLFEQAKNLKYYGLEMSELMFQEARQINRNFVSQKQAFFSLYDGNTIPFEDGLFDKIFTVNTIYFWQKPEELLSEIYRVLKPNGNFCLTFAEEDFMKKLPFTQFEFELYSTEKAQELIKKSDFKIVYTETQTEKVKSKTGELVDRAFTTIVLEK, translated from the coding sequence ATGAAACAAGAAGAACTACAAGCCATAGCCTCTCAATTAAAACATCCATCGGGAGAAAAAGGAATCGAAATGGGAAATATGATGAACGAAACGAACATCAATATGACCAAGCATTCGATTCAGAATCTAAATATTTCAAACGAAAACAGAATCCTGGAACTAGGCCACGGAAACGCTGGTCACGTAGAATTTTTGTTTGAACAAGCCAAAAATCTAAAGTATTACGGACTGGAAATGTCGGAACTGATGTTTCAGGAAGCGCGCCAAATCAATAGAAATTTTGTTTCTCAAAAACAGGCTTTCTTTTCACTTTATGACGGAAATACGATTCCGTTTGAAGATGGATTATTTGATAAAATATTTACCGTAAATACCATTTATTTCTGGCAGAAACCTGAAGAATTACTTTCGGAAATCTATAGAGTTTTAAAACCAAATGGAAATTTCTGCCTGACATTTGCCGAAGAAGACTTTATGAAAAAACTGCCTTTTACACAATTCGAATTTGAATTGTACAGTACAGAAAAAGCGCAGGAATTAATCAAAAAATCGGATTTTAAAATTGTGTATACAGAAACACAAACCGAAAAAGTAAAAAGCAAAACAGGAGAACTAGTCGACAGAGCTTTTACTACTATTGTTCTGGAGAAGTAG
- the metF gene encoding methylenetetrahydrofolate reductase [NAD(P)H]: MKVTEHIENAKGKTLFSFEIIPPQKGKSIQELYDNIDPLMEFNPPFIDVTTSREEYIYIDKGNGLLDKKLTRMRPGTLGICASIKHKYNVDTVPHLLCGGFTKEETEYMLVDCHYLGINNVMALRGDAMKDEQSFVPKAGGNHYAIDLVRQIKDLNCGQYLHEVIDADNKADFCIGVAGYPEKHLESPSLQSDLKRLKEKVDAGADYVVTQMFFDNSKYFAFVEKAREMGITIPIIPGIKPIAVQRHLQVLPQIFRIDLPEDLIDAVDKCKNNAEIKQVGIEWAIQQSLELKAAGVPFLHYYSMGKSENIRQIASQVF; this comes from the coding sequence ATGAAAGTAACAGAACATATAGAAAACGCCAAAGGAAAAACATTATTCTCATTTGAAATTATTCCGCCTCAAAAGGGAAAAAGCATTCAGGAATTATACGATAATATTGATCCGTTAATGGAGTTTAATCCGCCGTTTATTGATGTAACGACTTCACGTGAGGAGTATATTTACATTGATAAAGGCAACGGACTTTTGGACAAAAAACTGACTCGTATGCGTCCTGGAACGCTTGGAATCTGCGCTTCTATAAAACATAAATACAATGTAGACACTGTGCCGCATTTGCTTTGCGGTGGTTTTACCAAAGAAGAAACCGAATACATGCTGGTTGACTGTCATTATTTAGGAATTAACAACGTAATGGCGCTTCGCGGCGATGCAATGAAAGATGAACAATCTTTTGTGCCCAAAGCTGGCGGTAACCATTATGCAATTGATTTGGTTCGTCAAATTAAAGATCTAAACTGCGGGCAATATCTGCATGAAGTAATAGATGCTGATAACAAAGCAGATTTCTGTATTGGAGTTGCCGGTTATCCGGAAAAACATTTAGAATCACCATCTTTACAATCAGATTTAAAAAGATTAAAAGAAAAAGTAGATGCAGGAGCAGATTATGTGGTAACACAAATGTTTTTTGACAATTCTAAATATTTTGCTTTTGTAGAAAAAGCAAGAGAAATGGGAATCACAATTCCGATTATTCCTGGAATTAAACCCATTGCGGTTCAGAGACATTTACAGGTTTTACCACAGATTTTCAGAATCGATTTACCAGAAGATTTAATCGATGCTGTAGATAAATGCAAAAACAACGCTGAAATCAAACAAGTCGGAATCGAATGGGCGATTCAACAGTCATTAGAATTAAAAGCCGCAGGAGTTCCATTTTTACACTATTATTCAATGGGTAAGTCTGAGAATATCCGCCAGATTGCAAGTCAGGTTTTTTAG
- a CDS encoding outer membrane beta-barrel protein, with the protein MKKILVMAALAICSFANAQKGTILVGGNIGYTSEKSEYRFSEDKTSTFTFSPKVGYQFNDNWTVGGEFAVSSSNDETTAGIEEKNNNFRLGAFVRYSVPLSQTFAVFADMGAGFQTQKDKVYGPGNAYAKYKGDGMYVGVTPALFINMKKGFGLNFSIGGLGYETLSFDNNGADYSKFYFNFGQTFNIGISKNF; encoded by the coding sequence ATGAAAAAAATTCTAGTGATGGCTGCTTTGGCTATCTGCAGTTTTGCAAACGCTCAAAAAGGAACAATCTTAGTAGGTGGAAACATCGGTTATACTTCTGAAAAATCAGAATACAGATTCAGCGAAGACAAAACAAGTACATTTACTTTTTCTCCAAAAGTAGGTTACCAATTTAACGATAACTGGACAGTAGGAGGAGAGTTTGCAGTAAGCTCATCTAACGACGAAACAACAGCTGGTATCGAAGAAAAAAACAACAATTTCAGATTAGGAGCATTTGTTCGTTATTCTGTGCCATTAAGCCAAACATTTGCTGTTTTTGCTGATATGGGAGCAGGTTTCCAAACTCAAAAAGATAAAGTTTACGGACCTGGAAATGCTTATGCAAAATACAAAGGAGACGGTATGTATGTTGGTGTTACTCCAGCTCTTTTCATTAACATGAAAAAAGGTTTTGGTTTAAACTTCAGCATTGGTGGTTTAGGATACGAAACTTTAAGTTTTGATAACAACGGAGCTGATTACAGCAAATTCTACTTCAACTTTGGACAAACATTTAACATTGGAATTTCTAAAAACTTCTAA
- a CDS encoding TonB-dependent receptor domain-containing protein yields MKNILTSIMLAFSVYSYSQTEQENDSIVETSINVLDEIVITKKKVLYTQKSDRLVFNVENSIVSEGGTALDVLSRAPGVVVSQDGDLSIRGQQGVAVMINGKLTQLSQKELANYLKSTTSSNIKQIEVITNPSSKYDAAGKAGIINIILKKPSNSGLKGTAFTSYGRGRKNITNSGVNLSYNKNKLGLFGNYSYTFRGEEELKEFNQIQYTDAARTQISTKNHQTSITDEPLTSNNFKVGAQYEISPKTNIEAYVDAKIGRYQNMANGTNTVVNAMNQLQFDAVTYNDSKEKWFDYTYAFSGLHKFNTEGKNMAFDFEYETSKFRSNQFQSSNDLSNTTAVNDRRGYIPSQLKVFTGKVDFTNPLKEKQSIEWGFKASVKNNDNPSVYEYLDNNQWVIDANSSNHFEYKEQIYAAYANYKYRVGDLSIQGGVRSEYTAIDILQKTLNEEHKDDYLKWFPSLSLKYEFTSSHSIHASYSKRINRPSQFDLNPFRFYDDPFNYSQGNPNLVPEITHTAEVGYAWKSAFMASLYFNTTKDVFTDVYNYNPDTNITVTTQINLSKSYNYGLNITHSAELAKYWSVNTLFNVFENRFEANALNSSTIDPIVTLNLNVQNSFTITESLKAEANAQYQSKSNLGVYERDGFFDLSIGVSKQVLAGKGSFKLNFTDVLNTNNFYINSAVGQTAINKRYNLDNRIATLAFTYRI; encoded by the coding sequence ATGAAGAATATTTTAACCTCAATTATGCTGGCATTTTCAGTATACTCCTATTCGCAGACAGAACAGGAAAATGACAGCATAGTTGAAACCTCAATTAATGTTTTAGATGAAATCGTAATTACAAAAAAGAAAGTTTTATATACTCAAAAATCTGATCGATTGGTTTTCAATGTCGAAAATAGTATAGTTTCTGAAGGCGGCACAGCATTAGATGTTTTATCGCGTGCGCCCGGCGTTGTAGTTTCGCAGGACGGCGATTTATCTATTCGCGGACAGCAGGGTGTTGCCGTAATGATAAATGGCAAACTAACGCAGCTTTCGCAGAAAGAATTAGCCAATTACTTAAAATCGACTACTTCTTCGAATATTAAACAAATAGAAGTTATCACGAATCCTTCATCTAAATATGATGCTGCCGGAAAAGCAGGAATTATTAACATCATTTTAAAAAAACCAAGTAATTCAGGATTAAAAGGAACGGCATTTACCAGTTATGGCAGAGGCCGAAAAAATATAACTAATTCTGGTGTTAACTTAAGTTACAACAAAAATAAACTGGGCCTTTTTGGAAATTACAGCTATACTTTTAGAGGTGAAGAAGAACTTAAAGAATTTAATCAGATCCAATATACAGATGCTGCGCGTACACAAATTTCGACTAAAAATCATCAGACTTCAATTACTGACGAACCGTTGACATCAAACAATTTTAAAGTTGGAGCGCAATATGAGATTTCTCCAAAAACAAATATCGAAGCTTATGTTGATGCTAAAATTGGACGTTATCAAAACATGGCAAACGGTACAAATACGGTTGTAAACGCAATGAATCAGCTTCAATTTGATGCTGTAACTTATAATGACAGCAAAGAAAAGTGGTTTGATTATACATACGCTTTTTCCGGACTTCATAAATTTAATACTGAAGGAAAAAATATGGCTTTTGATTTTGAATACGAAACTTCAAAATTCAGATCAAATCAATTTCAAAGTTCAAACGATCTTTCAAATACCACTGCTGTCAATGACCGAAGAGGTTATATTCCGTCACAATTAAAAGTTTTTACAGGAAAAGTTGATTTTACAAATCCTTTAAAAGAAAAACAATCTATTGAATGGGGTTTTAAAGCCAGTGTAAAAAATAATGACAATCCTTCGGTTTATGAATATTTAGACAATAATCAATGGGTTATAGATGCCAATTCTTCTAATCATTTTGAATATAAAGAACAGATTTATGCGGCTTATGCCAATTATAAATACCGAGTTGGGGACTTGAGCATTCAGGGTGGTGTACGATCTGAATATACAGCGATCGACATTTTACAAAAAACTTTAAACGAAGAACATAAAGACGATTATTTAAAATGGTTTCCAAGTCTTTCTTTAAAATATGAATTTACAAGCAGTCACTCTATTCATGCATCATACAGTAAAAGAATCAACAGACCTAGTCAGTTTGATCTGAATCCGTTCCGTTTTTATGATGACCCGTTTAACTATTCACAGGGAAATCCAAACTTAGTTCCTGAGATTACACACACGGCAGAAGTGGGATATGCCTGGAAAAGTGCTTTTATGGCGTCATTATATTTTAACACTACAAAAGATGTTTTTACAGATGTGTACAATTATAATCCAGACACTAATATAACTGTAACAACTCAAATTAATTTATCGAAATCATACAATTACGGATTAAATATTACTCATTCTGCCGAACTGGCAAAGTACTGGTCTGTAAATACACTTTTTAATGTTTTTGAAAACAGGTTTGAAGCAAATGCGCTCAATTCTTCTACAATTGACCCAATTGTGACTTTAAATTTAAATGTTCAGAATTCATTTACTATTACAGAAAGCCTGAAAGCGGAAGCGAATGCTCAATATCAGTCAAAATCAAATTTAGGAGTTTATGAACGTGACGGCTTTTTTGATCTGAGTATTGGAGTTTCAAAACAGGTATTAGCTGGCAAAGGAAGCTTTAAACTAAATTTTACAGATGTTCTTAATACAAATAATTTTTATATAAACTCAGCAGTTGGGCAGACTGCAATCAATAAACGATACAACTTGGATAATCGTATCGCTACATTAGCCTTTACATACAGAATTTAA
- a CDS encoding pyridoxal phosphate-dependent decarboxylase family protein yields MNSKLQHDLDNFENILEKTKQQGIDFLNNLETIPTSNKNVIDPKRDLNELGLGSEEALSEFKERLAPLLVSSPGPRYWGFVTGGSTPASIVGDWLASVYDQNTQSVTSQGGNSALIEFETINLLLQLLELPDSFLGGFVTGATMSNFTSLAVARQWFGKQFGKDFAKNGISETINILTATPHSSSVKSLSMLGIGSQNYTVVKTIEGNREALDIADLEEKIKALNGKPFILISSAGTVNTADFDDFEAIAELKEKYNFWWHIDGAFGGFAAVSEKYKHYVKGWEGADSITIDCHKWLNVPYESAFYLVKKEHVNLQIETFQNSNAPYLGNPLENFNYLNVVPENSRRLRALPVWFSLVAYGKEGFCDIIEKSILLALHFANALVDEGRFELLAPIRLNNVCFTLKGDENQEKVTAFLTELNDTGKVFMTPTVYQNKKGIRASFVNWRTNEGDIRIVIKEMKTILENL; encoded by the coding sequence ATGAATTCAAAATTACAGCATGATCTCGACAATTTTGAGAATATCTTAGAAAAGACAAAACAGCAGGGAATTGATTTTCTGAACAATTTGGAAACTATTCCAACTTCAAATAAAAATGTAATTGATCCAAAACGTGATTTGAACGAATTAGGTTTAGGTTCTGAAGAAGCTTTAAGTGAGTTTAAAGAAAGATTAGCTCCTCTATTAGTCTCATCGCCAGGTCCTCGTTATTGGGGATTTGTAACCGGCGGATCAACCCCAGCTTCTATTGTTGGAGATTGGCTGGCATCAGTTTACGATCAAAATACACAATCTGTAACTTCACAGGGAGGTAATTCGGCTTTAATAGAGTTTGAAACTATTAATTTATTATTGCAATTATTAGAACTTCCGGATTCGTTTTTAGGCGGATTTGTAACGGGTGCCACAATGTCTAACTTCACAAGTTTAGCAGTTGCGAGACAATGGTTTGGAAAACAGTTTGGAAAAGATTTTGCTAAAAACGGAATTTCTGAAACCATCAATATTTTAACAGCAACACCGCATTCTTCTTCTGTAAAATCATTATCGATGTTAGGAATTGGAAGTCAGAATTATACTGTTGTAAAGACAATAGAAGGTAATCGTGAAGCTTTGGATATTGCCGATTTAGAAGAAAAGATTAAAGCTCTAAACGGAAAACCTTTTATTCTGATTTCAAGTGCTGGAACAGTAAATACAGCCGACTTTGATGATTTTGAAGCAATAGCAGAATTGAAAGAAAAATACAATTTCTGGTGGCATATTGATGGTGCCTTTGGCGGATTTGCGGCAGTTTCAGAAAAATACAAACATTATGTAAAAGGCTGGGAAGGAGCAGACAGTATTACGATTGACTGCCATAAATGGCTGAATGTTCCGTACGAAAGTGCTTTTTATTTGGTTAAAAAAGAGCATGTTAATCTGCAGATTGAAACATTCCAAAACTCAAATGCGCCTTATTTAGGGAATCCGTTGGAGAATTTTAATTACCTAAATGTAGTTCCGGAAAATTCACGCCGTTTAAGAGCACTGCCGGTTTGGTTTTCTTTAGTGGCTTACGGAAAAGAAGGTTTTTGTGATATTATTGAAAAAAGTATTTTGCTGGCACTTCATTTTGCAAATGCACTTGTTGATGAGGGAAGATTTGAGCTTTTAGCTCCAATTCGATTAAATAATGTTTGTTTTACTTTAAAAGGTGATGAAAATCAGGAAAAAGTAACAGCATTTTTAACTGAACTGAACGATACTGGTAAAGTATTTATGACGCCGACTGTTTACCAAAATAAAAAAGGTATCCGTGCTTCATTTGTAAACTGGAGAACAAATGAAGGAGATATTAGAATCGTTATCAAAGAAATGAAAACTATTTTGGAGAATTTATAG